The following are encoded together in the Archocentrus centrarchus isolate MPI-CPG fArcCen1 chromosome 23, fArcCen1, whole genome shotgun sequence genome:
- the kiaa0930 gene encoding uncharacterized protein KIAA0930 homolog gives MASFPGLCKAVGPAEEENGELDGSLQQMLKAIADERSRLNSRQEISGIGCFKDDRIVFWTWMFSTYFMEKWAPRQDDMLFYVRRKLAYVSADNSEGKKVEVEVYRRDSKKLPGLGDPDIDWEESVYLNLILQKLDYVVTCAVCTRSDAGDIHIHKKKCQEVFASPSKHAMDSKGEESKMSYPNIFFMIDNFEEVFSDMTVGEGEMVCVELVASDKSNTFQGVIFQGSIRYEALKKVYDNRVSVAAKMAQRMSFGFYKYNNMEFVRMKGPQGKGHAEMAVSRVPTGNTSPCGTEEDQVSPMHERVTSFSTPPTPEKNRPSFFSPSLRRKVPRNRIAEMKKSHSANDSEEFFREEEDEDLHTTTNLRSRSLSGTGRSLVGSWLKLNRAEDYFLLYSHLTYVTLPLHRITTDILEVRQKPILMT, from the exons ATGGCGTCCTTCCCCGGTTTGTGTAAGGCTGTCGGGCCCGCGGAGGAGGAGAACGGAGAGCTGGACGGGTCCCTGCAGCAGATGCTGAAGGCTATCGCGGACGAGAGGAGCCGCCTGAACAGCCGACAGGAGATCAGCGGCATCG GCTGTTTTAAAGACGACCGCATCGTTTTCTGGACCTGGATGTTTTCCACGTACTTCATGGAGAAGTGGGCGCCGCGACAGGACGACATGCTGTTCTACGTCCGCAGGAAGCTCGCCTACGTCAGCGCCGACAACAGCGAGGGCAAGAAG GTGGAGGTCGAGGTCTACAGGAGGGACTCCAAGAAGCTTCCGGGCCTCGGCGACCCCGACATCGACTGGGAGGAGAGCGTCTACCTGAACCTCATCCTGCAGAAG TTGGACTACGTGGTGACGTGCGCTGTCTGCACACGCTCAGATGCAGGAGATATCCACATCCACAAGAAGAAATGTCAG GAAGTGTTTGCGTCTCCCAGTAAACACGCCATGGACAGCAAAGGGGAGGAGTCCAAGATGAGCTACCCAAACATCTTCTTCATGATCGACAACTTTGAGGAG GTGTTCAGCGACATGACGGTGGGCGAGGGGGAGATGGTGTGCGTGGAGCTGGTGGCGAGCGACAAGAGCAACACCTTCCAGGGCGTCATTTTCCAGGGCTCGATCCGCTACGAGGCGCTCAAGAAGGTCTACGACAACCGG GTGAGCGTCGCTGCTAAGATGGCCCAGAGGATGTCGTTCGGCTTCTACAAGTACAACAACATGGAGTTTGTGAGGATGAAGGGGCCGCAGGGCAAAGGTCACGCCGAGATGGCAGTCAGCAGGGTGCCGACCGGCAACACCTCCCCCTGTGGCACCGAGGAGGACCAGGTGTCGCCCATGCACGAGAGG GTGACGTCGTTCAGCACGCCTCCAACCCCGGAGAAGAACCGGCCCTCTTTCTTCTCTCCGTCTCTGAGGCGTAAGGTGCCCCGAAACCGGATCGCCGAGATGAAGAAGTCTCACTCTGCCAACGACAGCGAGGAGTTCTTCAGGGAGGAGGAAGACGAAG atcTTCACACCACCACAAACCTGCGCTCGCGCTCGCTCTCGGGCACCGGGCGCTCGCTGGTCGGCTCGTGGCTCAAACTGAACCGAGCGGAGGATTACTTCCTGCTCTACTCACACCTGACCTACGTCACCCTGCCGCTGCACCGCATCActacag